The Micromonospora sp. NBC_01740 genome includes a window with the following:
- a CDS encoding SulP family inorganic anion transporter has product MSSVSSLVGRPRLPRPSWLSPRVFRTEVLAGLVVALALIPEAISFSILAGVDPRVGLFASFTMAVTIAICGGRPAMISAATGAVALVVAPLAKEHGLDHLVAAVILGGTIQILLAVLGVAKLMRFIPRSVMVGFVNALAILIFVAQVPHLIGVPWLVYPLAAVALAIMVGLPRLTRAVPAPLVAIVVLTVVTVATHAAVPTVGDEGALPDSLPTLGLPQVPWTMDTLTLIAPYALGIALVGLMESLMTAKLVDDITDTPSSKTRESWGQGVANIVTGFFGGMGGCAMIGQTMINVKASGARTRLSTFLAGVFLLILVVALGDVVAVIPMAALVAVMVIVAVSTFDWHSVAPATLRRMPYGETIVMVTTVVTTLATHNLAVGVVAGVLTAMVVFARRVAHLVEVTSVLDPDGTTRIYSVHGELFFASSNDLVGQFDYANDPDSVVIDMTHAHVWDASSVAALDAVTTRYAARGKTVEIVELNRPSAEIHGTLAGRLGVGH; this is encoded by the coding sequence ATGTCCTCTGTGTCGTCCCTGGTCGGCCGCCCGCGCCTGCCCCGCCCGTCCTGGCTGTCGCCGAGGGTGTTCCGCACCGAGGTCCTCGCCGGCCTGGTCGTCGCCCTGGCGTTGATCCCGGAGGCGATCTCCTTCTCGATCCTGGCCGGGGTCGATCCCCGGGTGGGCCTCTTCGCCTCGTTCACGATGGCGGTGACCATCGCGATCTGCGGCGGGCGGCCGGCGATGATCTCCGCCGCCACCGGCGCGGTCGCCCTGGTCGTGGCGCCCCTCGCCAAGGAGCACGGCCTCGACCACCTCGTGGCGGCGGTGATCCTCGGCGGCACGATCCAGATCCTGCTGGCGGTGCTCGGGGTGGCGAAGCTGATGCGGTTCATCCCGCGCAGCGTGATGGTCGGCTTCGTCAACGCCCTGGCCATCCTGATCTTCGTCGCCCAGGTGCCGCACCTGATCGGGGTGCCGTGGCTGGTGTACCCGCTCGCGGCGGTCGCGCTGGCGATCATGGTGGGGCTGCCCCGCCTCACCCGGGCCGTCCCGGCGCCGCTGGTCGCCATCGTGGTGCTGACCGTGGTCACGGTGGCCACCCACGCGGCGGTGCCGACCGTGGGCGACGAGGGGGCGTTGCCGGACAGCCTGCCCACGCTCGGCCTGCCACAGGTCCCCTGGACCATGGACACCCTGACCCTGATCGCCCCGTACGCCCTGGGCATCGCGCTGGTCGGGCTGATGGAGTCGTTGATGACCGCGAAGCTGGTCGACGACATCACCGACACCCCCTCCAGCAAGACCCGGGAGTCGTGGGGGCAGGGGGTGGCGAACATCGTCACCGGGTTCTTCGGCGGCATGGGCGGCTGCGCGATGATCGGTCAGACGATGATCAACGTGAAGGCGTCCGGCGCCCGTACGCGGCTGTCGACCTTCCTGGCCGGCGTCTTCCTGCTGATCCTGGTGGTCGCGCTCGGCGACGTGGTCGCGGTGATCCCGATGGCCGCCCTGGTCGCCGTGATGGTCATCGTCGCGGTGTCGACGTTCGACTGGCACTCGGTCGCCCCGGCCACGCTCAGGCGGATGCCGTACGGCGAGACGATCGTCATGGTGACCACCGTCGTCACCACGCTGGCCACCCACAACCTCGCCGTCGGCGTCGTCGCCGGCGTGCTCACCGCGATGGTCGTCTTCGCCCGGCGGGTCGCCCACCTGGTGGAGGTGACAAGCGTCCTCGACCCCGACGGGACGACCCGGATCTACTCGGTGCACGGCGAGCTGTTCTTCGCCTCCAGCAACGACCTGGTCGGGCAGTTCGACTACGCCAACGATCCCGACAGCGTGGTCATCGACATGACGCACGCCCACGTCTGGGACGCCTCCTCCGTGGCCGCCCTCGACGCCGTCACCACCAGGTACGCCGCCCGCGGCAAGACCGTGGAGATAGTCGAGCTGAACCGCCCCAGCGCGGAGATCCACGGCACCCTCGCCGGCCGGCTCGGCGTCGGCCACTGA
- a CDS encoding glycoside hydrolase family 65 protein, producing MDRLAETESIFALGNGWVGWRGNLDEGTPYGMPGTYLNGFHERRELDYPEDGYAFPQFSDTVISAPNAALIRLWVDGEPLDVRTGTLRTHERVLDLRAGVVERHTEWISPAGHGVRVRSVRLVSLPRRPVAAVRWSVEPLDGTVEVRVCADLLANERVPERADDPRAASVITDPLAAEYRHSDGHDGVLVHRTGHSGQRVAVAVAHDVHAPDGFAPGVDCTPDRLRLTLTGTLRAGERLRLTKFAAYECTPVDGLPPEELARLVVAEADAARAEGFGALLTGQRAALDAAWQTADVQLDGDDELQQAIRFSVFHLLQAGRADGDRTIPAKGLTGNGYDGHVLWDTEGYVLPVLTYLDPPLARSALRWRHAHLPEARERAAELRLTGATFPWRTLGGRECSGYWPAGTAGLHLNADIADAVLRYAAATGDEEFLAGPGLELLVETARLWHGFGHWSDTGTFHLHGVTGPDEYSALANDNVFTNLMARRNLRGAADAAERHPGAAARLGVEAAEVSAWRAAADAVYVPYDRKRGVHQQSAGFTEQPEWDFADTSDDDYPLLLHFPYLELYRRQVVKQADLVLAMQRCPGEFTADEKARNFAYYEARTVRDSSLSASPQAVLAAEVGHLDLAYDLFAESVLQDLADLGDKTGDGLHLASLGGAWLALVQGFGGLRDDRGVLSFDPRLPAAIDRLAFHLRWHGHRLRVTLTADEARYELPDADPETGIEVWHHGEPLRVTGAGPVTRPMPEVPDPGPEPPSPPGRRPTRRSAGDH from the coding sequence ATGGACCGCCTCGCCGAGACCGAGTCGATCTTCGCGTTGGGCAACGGCTGGGTCGGCTGGCGCGGCAACCTGGACGAGGGCACTCCCTACGGCATGCCCGGCACCTACCTCAACGGCTTCCACGAGCGGCGCGAGCTCGACTATCCCGAGGACGGGTACGCCTTCCCGCAGTTCAGCGACACGGTGATCAGCGCGCCGAACGCGGCCCTGATCCGCCTCTGGGTCGACGGCGAGCCGCTGGACGTGCGCACCGGCACCCTGCGCACCCACGAGCGGGTGCTCGACCTGCGTGCCGGGGTGGTCGAGCGGCACACCGAGTGGATCTCGCCGGCCGGCCACGGCGTACGCGTCCGCAGCGTCCGACTGGTCTCCCTGCCCCGCCGTCCGGTGGCCGCCGTCCGGTGGTCCGTCGAGCCGTTGGACGGCACGGTCGAGGTGCGGGTCTGCGCCGACCTGCTCGCCAACGAGCGGGTGCCGGAGCGCGCCGACGACCCCCGCGCCGCCTCCGTGATCACCGACCCGCTGGCCGCCGAGTACCGGCACTCCGACGGGCACGACGGCGTCCTCGTCCACCGCACCGGGCACAGCGGCCAGCGGGTCGCCGTCGCCGTCGCGCACGACGTGCACGCCCCGGACGGCTTCGCCCCCGGCGTCGACTGCACCCCCGACCGGCTGCGCCTCACGCTGACCGGGACGCTGCGCGCCGGCGAGCGGCTGCGACTGACCAAGTTCGCCGCGTACGAGTGCACCCCGGTGGATGGCCTGCCCCCGGAGGAACTGGCCCGACTGGTCGTCGCGGAGGCCGACGCGGCCCGCGCGGAGGGCTTCGGGGCCCTGCTGACCGGCCAGCGCGCGGCGCTGGACGCCGCCTGGCAGACCGCCGACGTCCAGCTCGACGGCGACGACGAGCTCCAGCAGGCCATCCGGTTCTCGGTGTTCCACCTGCTCCAGGCGGGCCGGGCGGACGGCGACCGGACCATTCCCGCCAAGGGCCTGACCGGCAACGGCTACGACGGGCACGTGCTCTGGGACACGGAGGGCTACGTCCTGCCCGTGCTGACCTACCTCGACCCGCCGCTGGCCCGCTCGGCGCTGCGCTGGCGGCACGCCCACCTGCCGGAGGCCCGCGAGCGCGCGGCGGAGCTGCGGCTGACCGGCGCGACCTTCCCGTGGCGGACCCTCGGCGGGCGGGAGTGCTCCGGCTACTGGCCGGCCGGCACGGCCGGGCTGCACCTCAACGCCGACATCGCCGACGCGGTGCTGCGCTACGCCGCCGCCACGGGCGACGAGGAGTTCCTCGCCGGGCCCGGGCTGGAACTGCTGGTCGAGACGGCCCGGCTCTGGCACGGCTTCGGCCACTGGTCCGACACCGGCACCTTCCACCTGCACGGCGTGACCGGCCCCGACGAGTACAGCGCCCTGGCCAACGACAACGTCTTCACCAACCTGATGGCCCGGCGCAACCTGCGCGGGGCCGCCGACGCCGCCGAGCGGCACCCCGGGGCGGCGGCCCGGCTCGGGGTCGAGGCGGCCGAGGTGTCGGCCTGGCGCGCCGCAGCCGACGCGGTCTACGTCCCGTACGACCGCAAGCGGGGGGTGCACCAGCAGTCGGCCGGCTTCACCGAGCAGCCGGAGTGGGACTTCGCGGACACCTCGGACGACGACTACCCGCTGCTGCTGCACTTCCCCTACCTGGAGCTGTACCGCAGGCAGGTGGTCAAGCAGGCCGACCTGGTGCTCGCCATGCAGCGCTGCCCGGGGGAGTTCACGGCCGACGAGAAGGCCCGCAACTTCGCCTACTACGAGGCGCGGACCGTCCGGGACTCGTCGCTGTCGGCCTCCCCGCAGGCCGTGCTCGCCGCCGAGGTCGGGCACCTCGACCTGGCGTACGACCTGTTCGCCGAGTCGGTGCTCCAGGACCTGGCGGACCTCGGCGACAAGACCGGCGACGGGCTGCACCTGGCGTCGCTGGGCGGGGCGTGGCTGGCCCTGGTGCAGGGCTTCGGGGGGCTGCGCGACGACCGCGGGGTGCTCTCCTTCGACCCCCGGCTGCCGGCGGCGATCGACCGGCTCGCGTTCCACCTGCGCTGGCACGGCCACCGGCTGCGGGTCACCCTCACCGCCGACGAGGCCCGCTACGAGCTGCCGGACGCCGACCCGGAGACCGGCATCGAGGTGTGGCACCACGGCGAGCCGCTCCGGGTCACCGGAGCCGGGCCGGTCACCCGGCCGATGCCCGAGGTGCCCGACCCGGGGCCGGAGCCGCCCTCCCCGCCCGGCCGCCGCCCCACCCGCCGCTCCGCCGGCGACCACTGA
- a CDS encoding TetR/AcrR family transcriptional regulator, with translation MAEQAETLRRAPLSRDRILHAAVALADGAGIESLSMRNLAQDLGVVPMALYKHVANKDELLDGMIDVVVGEIDPPVPDADWKHAVRSRILSARQVLRRHPWAPLAIESRNMATPAVLAYLDSMVGTLRAGGFSADLAHHVMHAMGSRILGFSQELFDASRRAGRSGTASSEPPQAFPPEVAARFPHLAEISTAASHDDASVVGQGCDDQFEFEFALDLLLDGIERLRQQNWTSSRSAVR, from the coding sequence ATGGCTGAGCAGGCTGAGACGCTGCGCCGGGCGCCGCTGAGCAGGGACCGGATCCTGCACGCCGCCGTCGCGCTCGCCGACGGGGCCGGCATCGAGTCCCTCAGCATGCGCAATCTCGCCCAGGATCTGGGCGTCGTGCCGATGGCCCTCTACAAGCACGTGGCCAACAAGGACGAACTGCTCGACGGCATGATCGACGTCGTCGTCGGCGAGATCGACCCGCCGGTGCCCGATGCCGACTGGAAGCACGCCGTCCGCAGCCGCATCCTCTCGGCGCGGCAGGTGCTGCGGCGCCACCCCTGGGCGCCGCTCGCGATCGAGTCGCGGAACATGGCGACGCCGGCCGTCCTCGCGTACCTCGACTCGATGGTCGGGACCCTCCGGGCCGGCGGGTTCTCCGCCGACCTCGCCCACCACGTGATGCACGCGATGGGCAGCCGGATCCTGGGCTTCAGTCAGGAGCTGTTCGACGCCTCCCGGCGCGCCGGCCGCTCCGGCACGGCCAGCTCAGAACCACCGCAGGCCTTCCCGCCGGAGGTCGCGGCCCGGTTCCCGCACCTCGCGGAGATCTCCACGGCCGCTTCCCACGACGACGCGTCGGTCGTGGGACAGGGCTGCGACGACCAGTTCGAGTTCGAGTTCGCGCTGGACCTGCTGCTGGACGGCATCGAACGGCTCCGACAGCAGAACTGGACGTCGTCGCGATCGGCTGTCCGATGA
- a CDS encoding phosphatase PAP2 family protein produces MIDADTSDVPKISVEWYQDIVDFAADTPQPVQWFAEHFTEGAILLLGALWLIAAVSRLGGGPRDRAYALVSPAPVVLAYGCSELLKTVVDQERPCRAIATELAIIAGECPPTGDWSFPSNHSTIAGGLAVATLLLSRRVGLVALPLAALAAFSRTFVGVHYPHDVVAGVLLGALFAALLTPLFARPAAGLLHRRARQAERPVRDPATPTSRR; encoded by the coding sequence ATGATTGATGCGGACACGTCGGACGTTCCGAAGATCAGTGTCGAGTGGTACCAGGACATCGTCGACTTCGCCGCCGACACCCCGCAACCGGTGCAGTGGTTCGCCGAGCACTTCACCGAGGGCGCAATCCTGCTGCTCGGCGCGCTGTGGCTGATCGCGGCCGTGTCCCGGCTCGGGGGCGGGCCGCGCGACCGCGCGTACGCCCTGGTGTCGCCGGCGCCGGTGGTGCTCGCGTACGGGTGCAGCGAGCTGCTGAAGACCGTGGTGGACCAGGAACGCCCCTGCCGGGCGATCGCCACCGAACTCGCCATCATCGCCGGCGAGTGCCCGCCGACGGGCGACTGGTCGTTCCCCAGCAACCACTCCACGATCGCGGGCGGCCTGGCGGTGGCGACGCTGCTGCTGTCCCGCCGGGTCGGCCTGGTGGCGCTGCCGCTGGCGGCGCTGGCCGCGTTCTCCCGCACCTTCGTCGGCGTGCACTACCCGCACGACGTGGTCGCCGGTGTCCTGCTCGGCGCCCTGTTCGCCGCGCTGCTCACCCCGCTGTTCGCCCGCCCCGCCGCCGGGCTGCTGCACCGCCGCGCCCGCCAGGCCGAGCGCCCCGTCCGCGATCCGGCCACCCCGACGTCCCGCCGCTGA
- a CDS encoding SDR family oxidoreductase yields the protein MEASVTAAPRVWFVTGASRGLGRAFTEAALAAGDRVVGAARDVSPLDDLAARHPDRLLALRLDVTDRAAVLGVVDEAVRHFGRLDVVVNNAGALYMGMIEEFTEAEARAQLDLNFFGALWVSQAVLPHLRAQGAGHVVQVSSIGALGGFPSTGLYSASKFALEGMSEALAAEAAGFGVKVTIVQPGGYWTDLYTSSTAAAPNPAYDPLREELARQWAEGSIDSEPRLAAEALMKLVASDDPPLRLLLGSMVYDLAFDISKRRMDVWAGWEEVSRAAEQAVPAPGAGPA from the coding sequence ATGGAAGCCTCAGTCACCGCCGCACCGCGGGTCTGGTTCGTCACCGGGGCCAGCCGTGGTCTCGGCCGCGCCTTCACCGAGGCCGCGCTCGCCGCCGGCGACCGGGTCGTCGGCGCGGCCCGGGACGTCTCGCCGCTCGACGACCTCGCCGCCCGGCACCCCGACCGCCTGCTGGCGCTGCGCCTCGACGTCACGGACCGCGCGGCGGTGCTCGGCGTCGTCGACGAGGCGGTACGGCACTTCGGCCGGCTCGACGTCGTCGTGAACAACGCCGGGGCGCTCTACATGGGCATGATCGAGGAGTTCACCGAGGCCGAGGCGCGCGCCCAGCTGGACCTCAACTTCTTCGGCGCGCTCTGGGTCAGCCAGGCCGTCCTGCCGCACCTGCGCGCCCAGGGCGCCGGGCACGTCGTGCAGGTCTCCAGCATCGGTGCGCTCGGGGGCTTCCCCAGTACGGGGCTCTACAGCGCGAGCAAGTTCGCGCTGGAGGGCATGAGCGAGGCGCTGGCCGCCGAGGCCGCCGGCTTCGGCGTCAAGGTCACCATCGTCCAGCCGGGCGGCTACTGGACCGACCTCTACACCAGCAGCACAGCGGCCGCCCCGAACCCCGCTTACGACCCGCTGCGGGAGGAGTTGGCGCGGCAGTGGGCGGAAGGGTCGATCGACAGCGAACCCCGGCTGGCCGCCGAGGCGCTGATGAAGCTCGTCGCCAGCGACGACCCGCCGCTGCGGCTGCTGCTGGGCAGCATGGTCTACGACCTCGCCTTCGACATCTCCAAGCGACGCATGGACGTCTGGGCCGGCTGGGAAGAGGTGAGCCGCGCCGCCGAGCAGGCGGTCCCCGCCCCGGGCGCCGGGCCGGCCTGA
- a CDS encoding TetR/AcrR family transcriptional regulator, giving the protein MPTQKVAPDSSRRSETARRAILAAAFDLVGDVGYAKLSIEGIAAAAGVGKQTIYRWWPSKGALLFDAFLALTTDGGQDGQGGALPDTGDLAADLKLVLRAVVDELNDPRYDLPMRALHTEIVHDPALAADYAERLDGPMRELKKERLRAARRAGQLAEDVDLDVAVDLIFGPVLNRWLQRTGPLTHGYADQLVDTALRGLGPHHP; this is encoded by the coding sequence GTGCCCACGCAGAAGGTCGCCCCCGACTCCAGCCGTCGCAGCGAGACGGCACGCCGCGCCATCCTCGCCGCCGCCTTCGACCTCGTCGGCGACGTGGGCTACGCGAAGCTCAGCATCGAGGGCATCGCCGCCGCCGCCGGCGTCGGCAAGCAGACGATCTACCGCTGGTGGCCCTCGAAGGGCGCCCTGCTGTTCGACGCCTTCCTCGCGCTCACGACCGACGGCGGGCAGGACGGCCAGGGCGGCGCCCTACCGGACACCGGCGACCTGGCCGCCGACCTGAAGCTGGTCCTGCGGGCCGTCGTCGACGAGCTGAACGACCCGCGCTACGACCTGCCCATGCGCGCCCTGCACACCGAGATCGTCCACGACCCCGCCCTCGCCGCCGACTACGCGGAGCGGCTGGACGGGCCCATGCGGGAGCTGAAGAAGGAACGCCTGCGCGCCGCCCGGCGTGCGGGCCAGCTCGCCGAGGACGTCGACCTCGACGTGGCCGTCGACCTGATCTTCGGGCCGGTCCTCAACCGGTGGCTCCAGCGCACCGGCCCGCTGACGCACGGGTACGCCGACCAGCTGGTGGACACGGCGCTGCGCGGCCTGGGGCCCCACCACCCGTAG
- a CDS encoding NAD(P)-dependent alcohol dehydrogenase produces MKAIVQDRYGPPETLTLADVDVPVPAPDEVLVRVEAAALNAYDWHAMRGDPRMARLTMGRTRPRARIRGRDFAGRVEAVGSHVRQVRPGDAVFGDLGDANGAFADYVCVPATLVAPKPANLTPQQAAALPLAGVTALMGLRDVGQVEPGHRVLVNGASGGVGTLAVQLVKALGATVTAVCSTRNVDLVRSLGADHVVDYTRDDFTRGDRRHDVVFDLVGNRSLTALRRALTPTGTLVLSGGGVYGGGSLVGPVWLLARGRLLAPLVRQRIVTLTATPSRQHLDTLRAHAEAGRLTPVIDRTYPLREVPQAVRYLEGEHARAKVVITL; encoded by the coding sequence ATGAAGGCGATAGTCCAGGACCGGTACGGCCCGCCGGAGACGCTCACGCTCGCGGACGTCGACGTGCCGGTGCCCGCCCCCGACGAAGTGCTCGTGCGGGTCGAGGCCGCCGCGCTCAACGCGTACGACTGGCATGCCATGCGTGGCGATCCGCGGATGGCGCGGTTGACGATGGGCCGGACGCGGCCCCGCGCGCGCATCCGGGGCCGCGACTTCGCCGGCCGGGTCGAGGCCGTCGGCAGCCACGTCCGACAGGTGCGCCCGGGCGACGCCGTCTTCGGCGACCTCGGCGACGCCAACGGCGCGTTCGCCGATTACGTGTGCGTGCCCGCGACCCTGGTCGCGCCGAAGCCGGCGAACCTGACCCCGCAGCAGGCCGCCGCGCTGCCGCTGGCCGGGGTCACCGCGCTCATGGGGCTGCGCGACGTCGGGCAGGTCGAGCCCGGCCACCGCGTCCTCGTCAACGGCGCCTCCGGCGGCGTCGGCACCCTGGCCGTCCAACTGGTCAAGGCGCTCGGCGCGACCGTGACCGCAGTGTGCAGCACCCGCAACGTCGACCTGGTCCGCTCCCTCGGCGCCGACCACGTCGTCGACTACACCCGCGACGACTTCACCCGCGGCGACCGCCGTCACGACGTCGTGTTCGACCTGGTCGGCAACCGCTCACTCACCGCGCTCCGGCGGGCGCTGACCCCCACCGGGACGCTGGTGCTCTCCGGCGGCGGCGTGTACGGCGGCGGCAGCCTCGTCGGACCGGTCTGGCTCCTCGCGCGCGGACGGCTGCTGGCGCCCCTCGTCCGCCAGCGCATCGTCACCCTCACCGCGACGCCCAGCCGGCAACACCTCGACACGCTCCGCGCCCACGCCGAGGCCGGCCGCCTCACCCCGGTCATCGACCGGACCTATCCGCTGCGCGAGGTGCCCCAGGCCGTCCGGTACCTCGAAGGTGAACACGCGCGGGCGAAGGTGGTCATCACCCTCTGA
- a CDS encoding zinc-dependent alcohol dehydrogenase family protein, translating into MRGVVLHAPRDVRVEEREDPRILLPTDAIIRLSATCVCGSDLWPYRGIETVHGPSPMGHEYVGVVQEVGGEVREIKPGQFVVGSFFASDNTCPICRAGYQSSCVHREPVGGLGSQAEYLRVPLADGTLVATPDLPPDDLVPALLAASDVLGTGWFGAVAAEAGPGKTVAVVGDGAVGLLAVLAARQLGAERVIAVSRHEPRQKLATHYGATDIVTERGDDGVARIKDLTDGLGAHSVIEAVGTQESMLQAIRSTRAGGHVGYVGVAHGVELPGEELFFSHVHLHGGPAPVRRFLPELIDLIYKREIDPGRVFDLTLPLDQAAEGYRAMDERRAIKVLLNP; encoded by the coding sequence ATGCGTGGTGTCGTCCTGCACGCCCCCCGAGACGTACGGGTGGAGGAGCGCGAGGATCCGCGGATCCTCCTCCCGACCGACGCGATCATCCGCCTGTCCGCCACCTGCGTCTGCGGTTCGGACCTGTGGCCGTATCGCGGCATCGAGACGGTCCACGGGCCGTCCCCCATGGGCCACGAGTACGTCGGCGTCGTCCAGGAGGTCGGCGGCGAGGTCAGGGAGATCAAGCCCGGCCAGTTCGTCGTCGGCTCCTTCTTCGCCTCCGACAACACCTGCCCCATCTGCCGCGCGGGCTACCAGTCCTCGTGCGTCCATCGGGAGCCGGTGGGCGGGCTGGGTTCCCAGGCGGAGTACCTGCGGGTACCGCTGGCCGACGGCACCCTGGTCGCCACGCCCGACCTCCCTCCCGACGACCTGGTCCCGGCCCTGCTCGCGGCCTCCGACGTGCTCGGCACCGGCTGGTTCGGCGCGGTGGCCGCCGAGGCGGGCCCGGGCAAGACCGTCGCGGTCGTCGGCGACGGTGCGGTGGGTCTGCTCGCCGTGCTGGCGGCCCGGCAGCTCGGCGCGGAACGCGTCATCGCGGTCAGCCGGCACGAGCCCCGCCAGAAGCTGGCGACCCACTACGGCGCCACCGACATCGTCACCGAGCGCGGCGACGACGGCGTGGCCCGGATCAAGGACCTGACCGACGGCCTCGGCGCGCACTCGGTCATCGAGGCGGTCGGCACCCAGGAGTCGATGTTGCAGGCCATCCGCTCCACCCGGGCGGGAGGTCACGTCGGCTACGTCGGCGTGGCCCACGGCGTCGAACTGCCCGGCGAGGAGCTGTTCTTCTCCCACGTGCACCTGCACGGCGGCCCCGCCCCGGTGCGTCGCTTCCTGCCCGAGCTGATCGACCTGATCTACAAGCGTGAGATCGACCCCGGCCGGGTCTTCGACCTCACCCTCCCCCTCGACCAGGCCGCCGAGGGGTACCGGGCCATGGACGAGCGCCGGGCCATCAAGGTCCTGCTCAATCCCTGA
- a CDS encoding MerR family transcriptional regulator: MAPDRRTAGPAPAPGPAAESAPGPASAPAPGPVGGRLMQIGEVAERVGLSIRTIRHYEDVGLIVPSARSDGGFRLYTAPDLDRLAVVKRMKPLGFTLDEMRDLLGVLDALDTAEGADRVALLDRLGMFHTAATARVSALRDQLATAEGFAGTLRDRLDQHGGPST; encoded by the coding sequence ATGGCCCCCGACCGCCGTACGGCCGGGCCGGCACCCGCCCCCGGCCCGGCTGCCGAGTCCGCCCCCGGCCCGGCTTCGGCGCCCGCCCCCGGCCCGGTCGGAGGGCGGCTGATGCAGATCGGCGAGGTTGCCGAGCGGGTCGGGTTGAGCATCCGCACCATCCGGCACTACGAGGACGTCGGCCTGATCGTCCCGTCGGCCCGTAGCGACGGGGGCTTCCGCCTCTACACCGCACCCGACCTCGACCGGCTCGCCGTGGTCAAGCGGATGAAGCCGCTCGGCTTCACCCTCGACGAGATGCGCGACCTGCTCGGCGTCCTCGACGCCCTCGACACGGCCGAGGGCGCCGACCGGGTCGCCCTGCTCGACCGGCTCGGCATGTTTCACACCGCCGCCACCGCACGCGTCAGCGCGCTGCGCGACCAGCTCGCCACGGCCGAGGGCTTCGCCGGCACGCTCCGCGACAGGCTCGACCAGCACGGCGGTCCGTCCACCTGA
- a CDS encoding GNAT family N-acetyltransferase, which translates to MSDLQRLAAHHADALLRFERENRGWFARSVPDRGDAYFADFAARHAGLLAEQESGTCHFHVLVDADGEVLGRFNLVDVADGEAELGYRVAERAAGRGVATDGVRRVVALARRAYGLRRLTAGTTLDNAGSLAVLRRTRFTPVGEASLDGRPGLRFARGLTADD; encoded by the coding sequence GTGTCCGATCTTCAGCGGCTCGCCGCCCACCACGCCGACGCGCTGCTGCGCTTCGAGCGGGAGAACCGGGGGTGGTTCGCGCGGTCGGTGCCGGACCGGGGCGACGCGTACTTCGCCGACTTCGCCGCGCGGCACGCGGGGCTGCTCGCCGAGCAGGAGAGCGGCACCTGCCACTTCCACGTCCTGGTCGACGCCGACGGGGAAGTGCTGGGCCGGTTCAACCTGGTCGACGTCGCCGACGGCGAGGCCGAGCTGGGCTACCGGGTGGCCGAGCGGGCCGCCGGGCGCGGGGTGGCGACCGACGGCGTCCGCCGCGTCGTGGCACTGGCCCGCCGGGCGTACGGGCTGCGCCGGCTGACCGCCGGAACCACGCTGGACAACGCGGGCTCGCTCGCGGTGCTCCGGCGTACCCGGTTCACGCCGGTGGGCGAGGCGTCACTCGACGGGCGCCCCGGGCTGCGGTTCGCCCGCGGGCTGACGGCCGACGACTGA
- a CDS encoding prepilin peptidase, whose product MAMTGPPAVAEPAASKVAARGPRLLAVLVLAPVLRLAVLRHAVPPGVATRTGCDACGAPVGLARPWPALGPTARCGRCGARVGPPPGTVELALAAAVGALVLLGPPPAVLVATAWWLGWAIPLVLVDAAVCRLPDRLTWPAAAGTWLLLGLAALAGAGPAPWLRATVAGVALALFFATTTLLLGRRGFGLGDAKLALGVGALLGWYGWAVPVAGLVLALLLSGAVGVALLAARRVGWRSHLPFGPFLVLGALAALVLL is encoded by the coding sequence ATGGCGATGACCGGGCCGCCGGCGGTGGCGGAGCCGGCCGCATCGAAGGTCGCCGCGCGCGGGCCGCGGCTGCTGGCCGTACTTGTGCTCGCCCCGGTGCTCCGGCTCGCCGTGCTCCGGCACGCCGTACCGCCGGGGGTGGCGACCCGGACCGGGTGCGACGCGTGCGGCGCCCCGGTCGGGCTGGCCCGGCCGTGGCCGGCGCTGGGCCCGACGGCGCGGTGCGGGCGGTGCGGGGCGCGCGTCGGCCCGCCGCCCGGCACGGTGGAACTCGCCCTCGCGGCGGCCGTCGGGGCGTTGGTGCTGCTCGGGCCGCCCCCCGCCGTGCTGGTCGCCACGGCCTGGTGGCTGGGCTGGGCGATCCCGCTGGTCCTCGTCGACGCGGCCGTGTGCCGGCTGCCGGACCGGCTCACCTGGCCCGCCGCGGCCGGGACCTGGCTGCTGCTGGGGCTGGCCGCCCTTGCCGGGGCCGGCCCGGCGCCGTGGCTGCGCGCCACCGTGGCCGGCGTCGCGCTGGCGCTCTTCTTCGCCACCACCACGCTGCTGCTCGGCCGGCGCGGCTTCGGCCTCGGCGACGCCAAGCTGGCGCTCGGCGTCGGCGCGCTGCTGGGCTGGTACGGCTGGGCGGTCCCGGTGGCCGGGCTGGTGCTCGCCCTGCTGCTCTCCGGGGCGGTCGGCGTCGCGCTGCTGGCCGCCCGCCGCGTCGGCTGGCGCAGCCACCTCCCCTTCGGCCCGTTCCTCGTCCTCGGCGCCCTCGCCGCCCTCGTCCTGCTCTGA